A window of the Phycicoccus sp. M110.8 genome harbors these coding sequences:
- a CDS encoding response regulator transcription factor, with product MTLRLLVVDDHPVVRMGLVAMLSDLEDVEVVAEAADGEEAVVLARRHRPDVVLMDLRMPGVDGAQATARLRADEDGPAVLVLTTYDTDADIVRAVEAGANGYLLKDAPRDTLADAIRRAARGETVLAPPVVARLAHRMRTPAGPVLTDRETQVLQCVARGLSNAQVGRELHIGEATVKTHLLRSFEKLAVTDRTAAVTAAYRAGLIEL from the coding sequence GTGACCCTGCGGCTCCTCGTGGTCGACGACCACCCCGTCGTGCGGATGGGCCTGGTGGCGATGCTGTCCGACCTCGAGGACGTCGAGGTCGTGGCCGAGGCCGCTGACGGGGAGGAGGCCGTCGTGCTCGCCCGGCGGCACCGCCCCGACGTCGTCCTCATGGACCTGCGGATGCCGGGGGTCGACGGGGCGCAGGCCACGGCCCGGCTGCGGGCCGACGAGGACGGACCCGCGGTGCTCGTGCTCACGACCTACGACACGGACGCCGACATCGTCCGCGCGGTCGAGGCCGGCGCCAACGGCTACCTGCTCAAGGACGCACCCCGCGACACCCTCGCCGACGCCATCCGCCGCGCCGCCCGCGGCGAGACGGTCCTGGCCCCACCGGTCGTGGCGCGTCTGGCGCACCGGATGCGGACCCCGGCCGGACCCGTGCTCACCGACCGCGAGACGCAGGTGCTGCAGTGCGTGGCGCGTGGCCTGTCCAACGCCCAGGTGGGCCGCGAGCTGCACATCGGCGAGGCCACGGTCAAGACGCACCTGCTGCGCTCGTTCGAGAAGCTCGCGGTGACCGACCGGACGGCGGCCGTCACCGCGGCATACCGCGCCGGGCTCA
- a CDS encoding sensor histidine kinase produces MSVHDPAAGPQDCAPLPGTSSHQLDEMWRRQLVWWHVLFAVLVATTVVVMLAEDKAHLPWQLACTAGIAAAYAVWGRRGLGEQQSRAALTYVTVAWVLMVALMALDGTGTAWILTFGLFPQTWASLPRNRAAAAVVLAVVGIGLARLWQGPRTGDELVGIAISTAIMLVLSLTLGLFIDRIIREADTRARTIDELRRTQDELAAVERAQGVAAERERISREIHDTLAQGFTSVVTLTRATQSALERGDLDVVRERLGVIEQTAAENLAEARLIVAETTPGHLQSRTLAEALQRLVDAVADGSGMTGRLVVDGVPEVLPANSEVVLLRSAQESLANVRRHSGARSFEVRLRYAEGEAVSLEVTDDGVGFDSAGDRTGYGLDGATARAAEVGGRFEVDSAPGRGSRVRVEVPR; encoded by the coding sequence GTGAGCGTGCACGACCCCGCAGCCGGTCCGCAGGACTGCGCACCCCTGCCCGGGACGTCCTCCCACCAGCTCGACGAGATGTGGCGCCGCCAGCTGGTGTGGTGGCACGTGCTCTTCGCGGTGCTCGTTGCGACGACCGTCGTCGTCATGCTCGCCGAGGACAAGGCGCACCTGCCCTGGCAGCTCGCCTGCACCGCCGGCATCGCCGCGGCATACGCCGTGTGGGGCCGTCGCGGGCTCGGGGAGCAGCAGTCGCGTGCCGCCCTCACCTACGTCACCGTCGCGTGGGTGCTGATGGTCGCCCTCATGGCGCTCGACGGCACGGGCACGGCGTGGATCCTGACCTTCGGGCTGTTCCCGCAGACGTGGGCGAGCCTGCCGCGCAACCGGGCCGCGGCAGCCGTCGTCCTCGCCGTCGTCGGCATCGGCCTCGCCCGCCTGTGGCAGGGGCCGCGCACCGGGGACGAGCTCGTCGGCATCGCGATCAGCACCGCCATCATGCTCGTGCTCTCGCTCACCCTCGGCCTGTTCATCGACCGGATCATCCGCGAGGCCGACACCCGGGCGCGGACCATCGACGAGCTGCGCCGCACCCAGGACGAGCTGGCCGCCGTCGAGCGCGCGCAGGGGGTGGCGGCCGAGCGCGAGCGCATCTCGCGGGAGATCCACGACACCCTCGCCCAGGGCTTCACCTCGGTGGTGACCCTGACCCGGGCGACGCAGTCGGCGCTCGAGCGCGGCGACCTCGACGTCGTCCGGGAGCGGCTGGGCGTCATCGAGCAGACAGCCGCGGAGAACCTCGCCGAGGCCCGCCTCATCGTCGCCGAGACGACGCCCGGCCACCTGCAGTCGCGCACCCTGGCCGAGGCGCTACAGCGCCTGGTCGACGCGGTGGCCGACGGCAGCGGCATGACCGGTCGCCTCGTCGTCGACGGCGTGCCCGAGGTGCTCCCCGCCAACTCCGAGGTCGTGCTGCTGCGCAGCGCCCAGGAGAGCCTGGCCAACGTGCGCCGGCACTCCGGCGCCCGCTCGTTCGAGGTGCGCCTGCGGTATGCCGAGGGCGAGGCCGTGTCGCTGGAGGTCACCGACGACGGGGTCGGCTTCGACAGCGCCGGGGACCGCACCGGGTACGGCCTCGACGGGGCGACTGCCCGGGCCGCGGAGGTCGGCGGCCGGTTCGAGGTCGACAGCGCCCCGGGCCGCGGCTCGCGGGTGCGGGTGGAGGTGCCCCGGTGA